Proteins from one Corynebacterium testudinoris genomic window:
- a CDS encoding PepSY domain-containing protein, translated as MNDLTIRALTLTTLAVSAGLVLSACSNSSDTAAPPSTTTATVTAEATSPAPSSSAEVAGTEEDPAFGAIDAVLAAHAGGVIVSIDRDYRDEHYEVDVVVGDQVLDLKVDYAGQVSEDDRDSDSDDIRKAQNATLSAADAIRQALEQHPDGVLDDAELDEDNGRLQWEISLDDQSRNDLVELNIPAN; from the coding sequence GTGAATGACTTGACTATCCGCGCCCTCACCCTCACCACCCTCGCAGTATCCGCTGGCTTGGTTCTTTCCGCCTGCTCGAATTCTTCCGACACGGCTGCCCCGCCCAGCACGACGACTGCCACCGTGACCGCTGAGGCGACCTCCCCGGCTCCCTCCTCCTCTGCGGAGGTGGCTGGCACCGAAGAGGATCCCGCCTTCGGCGCCATTGATGCGGTGCTCGCCGCACATGCCGGCGGTGTCATTGTCAGCATCGACCGCGATTACCGCGACGAGCACTACGAGGTGGATGTTGTGGTCGGCGACCAGGTCCTTGATCTCAAGGTCGACTATGCCGGTCAGGTGTCCGAGGATGACCGTGACTCAGACAGCGACGATATTCGCAAGGCGCAGAACGCGACTTTGAGCGCTGCTGATGCTATCCGTCAGGCTCTGGAGCAGCACCCGGATGGCGTGCTCGATGATGCCGAGCTCGACGAGGACAATGGCCGCCTCCAGTGGGAAATCAGCCTCGACGATCAGTCCCGCAATGACTTGGTTGAGCTGAATATCCCGGCCAACTAG
- a CDS encoding carboxymuconolactone decarboxylase family protein — protein MSIDNLKAALPEYAKDQKLNLGALTRSTELNEQQLWGTMLACAAATRNDTVFAEIADEAKEHLSEAAFESALGAATVMAMNNVGYRAKHWLGDDFAQVKFGLRMNIISKPGVDKADFELWSLAVSTINGCEFCAVAHSNTVREEGLTKEQVWESVKVAAVMQAVAQAIQVEAAR, from the coding sequence ATGTCGATCGATAACCTCAAGGCCGCTCTGCCGGAGTACGCCAAAGATCAAAAGCTCAACCTCGGTGCCCTCACCCGGTCCACCGAGCTCAACGAGCAGCAGCTCTGGGGCACGATGCTCGCCTGCGCCGCCGCTACCCGCAACGACACCGTGTTCGCCGAGATCGCCGACGAGGCCAAAGAGCACCTGTCGGAAGCAGCGTTCGAATCTGCGTTGGGTGCCGCCACCGTCATGGCGATGAACAACGTCGGCTACCGCGCCAAGCACTGGCTCGGCGACGATTTCGCCCAGGTCAAGTTCGGCCTGCGCATGAACATCATCTCCAAGCCCGGAGTTGACAAGGCTGACTTCGAACTGTGGTCACTGGCTGTCTCCACCATCAACGGTTGCGAGTTCTGTGCCGTCGCACACTCCAACACCGTCCGGGAAGAGGGACTGACCAAGGAGCAGGTCTGGGAGTCCGTCAAGGTCGCTGCCGTTATGCAAGCAGTGGCACAGGCCATTCAGGTTGAGGCCGCCCGCTAA
- a CDS encoding peroxiredoxin → MAILTVGEKFPEFELTALKGGDLHGVNASQPEDYFETVSLDKYEGKWKIVFFYPKDFTFVCPTEIAAFGKLDEEFQDRDTQVLGGSTDNEFAHFNWRATHPELKEVPFPMFADVRHDLIRALGVENADGVADRATFIIDPDGIIQFVSVTPDAVGRNVDEVLRVLDALQSEEVCACNWQANDPTKNIDKLAVVQEGLK, encoded by the coding sequence ATGGCAATCCTGACCGTTGGCGAGAAGTTCCCCGAGTTCGAACTCACCGCATTGAAGGGCGGTGACCTGCACGGAGTCAACGCTTCCCAGCCCGAGGATTACTTCGAGACCGTTTCCCTGGACAAGTACGAAGGCAAGTGGAAGATCGTCTTCTTCTACCCGAAGGACTTCACCTTCGTCTGCCCGACCGAGATCGCTGCCTTTGGCAAGCTCGACGAGGAGTTCCAGGACCGCGACACCCAGGTCCTCGGCGGCTCCACCGACAATGAGTTTGCTCACTTCAACTGGCGCGCCACCCACCCGGAGCTCAAGGAGGTGCCGTTCCCGATGTTCGCCGACGTCCGCCACGACCTCATCCGCGCACTGGGCGTCGAGAACGCTGACGGTGTCGCCGATCGCGCCACCTTCATCATCGACCCCGATGGCATCATCCAGTTCGTCTCCGTCACCCCGGACGCCGTCGGCCGTAACGTCGACGAGGTTCTGCGCGTCCTCGACGCCCTCCAGTCCGAAGAGGTCTGCGCCTGCAACTGGCAGGCCAACGACCCGACCAAGAACATCGACAAGCTCGCCGTGGTGCAGGAAGGCCTGAAGTAA
- a CDS encoding hydrogen peroxide-inducible genes activator encodes MHNKEYRPTLSQLRTFVTIAENKHFGSAAAKLGISQPSLSQALAALEQGLNIQLIERSTRRVIVTSAGETLLPYAKATLDAAEAFLVHSRGNGGAMSGPVTIGIIPTVAPYILPALLTSLSDSFPDLEPRIVEDQTRHLLEMLRDGHVDLALMALPSDAPSVVEKHLYDEEFVLVVPQDHPLAGRTDLQLDALDGLDLLLLDDGHCLHDQIIDLCRAADLNPSEATNSITRASSLTTVTQLVASGLGATLAPLSAVETECTRPGLATARFSEDVTAQREIGLVYRSSSSRTKEFETIGTLATTAYSQAVASYR; translated from the coding sequence ATGCACAATAAGGAGTACCGTCCGACCCTGTCTCAACTGCGCACGTTTGTCACCATCGCAGAGAACAAGCATTTTGGCTCGGCGGCCGCCAAATTGGGAATTTCCCAGCCGTCGTTGTCGCAGGCGCTGGCTGCCTTAGAGCAGGGGCTCAACATTCAGCTCATTGAGCGCTCCACCCGCCGGGTGATCGTCACCTCCGCGGGTGAAACTCTCCTGCCTTACGCGAAAGCGACCCTCGATGCCGCCGAGGCATTTCTCGTTCATTCGCGGGGCAATGGTGGCGCCATGAGCGGCCCCGTGACCATCGGCATCATTCCTACGGTCGCGCCGTACATCCTGCCGGCCTTGCTCACGTCGCTGTCGGATTCTTTCCCCGACCTCGAGCCCCGCATCGTTGAGGATCAAACCCGCCATCTGCTGGAGATGTTGCGGGATGGCCACGTCGATCTGGCCTTGATGGCATTGCCTTCGGATGCTCCGAGCGTCGTCGAAAAGCATCTTTATGACGAGGAGTTTGTCCTCGTTGTCCCCCAGGATCACCCGTTGGCGGGCCGGACTGATCTGCAGCTGGATGCGCTTGACGGCCTTGACCTGTTGCTGCTCGATGACGGCCACTGCCTCCACGACCAGATCATCGATCTGTGCCGGGCGGCTGACCTGAATCCTTCGGAGGCGACCAACTCGATCACCCGGGCATCATCGCTGACCACCGTGACGCAGCTTGTTGCCAGTGGCCTGGGCGCCACGTTGGCGCCCCTGTCAGCCGTGGAGACCGAATGCACCCGACCGGGCTTAGCCACCGCGCGTTTCAGTGAGGATGTCACCGCTCAGCGCGAAATCGGCCTGGTATACCGCAGTTCCAGCTCCCGGACCAAGGAATTCGAGACCATCGGGACACTCGCCACCACGGCATACTCGCAGGCCGTTGCCTCCTACCGCTGA
- the hrpA gene encoding ATP-dependent RNA helicase HrpA translates to MTTESFSPTRADLLARLPEVSLADERAFRRRLHKAKAPKALAAINRDIDAAVDKQAHIDAAVPEITYPEALPVSARRDDIAEAIEEHQVVIIAGETGSGKTTQIPKICLDLGRGRRGLIGHTQPRRLAARTVAERIAEELGQDIGETVGYAIRFDDRVSPTSAVKLMTDGILLAEMQRDRYLNAYDTIIIDEAHERSLNIDFILGYLRQLLPKRPDLKVIITSATIDPERFANHFRDSAGEPAPIIEVSGRTYPVEIRYEPMEFDVDGKTIDQDPLDAVCEACEELMLEGPGDILCFFPGERDIRDAMEAMAARKWKGVEITPLFGRLSNQEQHRVFQPHAGRRIVLSTNIAETSLTVPGIRYVVDTGTARISRYSTRTKVQRLPIEPISQASANQRSGRCGRVADGIAIRLYSEDDFESRPEFTDPEILRTNLASVILQMALMRLGDIAEFPFVQPPDNRAIRDGLLLLHELGALQEHERDGQPTLTAVGRDIARLPVDPRMARMLVEANRLGALDDVLVIVAAMTIQDVRERPLEFQAQADQAHARFKSPTSDFLSFLKLWDYIGQSRDDLSGNAFRKQMKKEFLHYMRIREWYDLVRQLREVSRQLGWSTRHESADERNPDAIHQSLLAGLLSHIGARDGNTREFKGARGTRFMVFPGSSLAKKPPEFVMAAELVETSRLWARDVASIEPTWVEKLAGPLLKHQYSEPTWSRKRASGIAHQKSTLYGVTIIADRVVPYHVVDPEAARDMFIRHALIEGDWTTHHTFFHANVDKLESAAEVEEKARRRGIVVDEDTLFDFYDTRLPATITTGRHFDSWWKKERRVNPDLLDFDPDALVGADAQAITEEAFPDRWSTGSLTFDLRYRFEPGHPQDGVSVLIPVPLLAGLDTEGFDWLVPGLREELITELLRTLPKELRRTVVPAPDFAARILPRLIPYAGTLVGQMAEVLHTMGRPAIDAASFRPSALPPHLKMTYAAVDKRGKVIDADKDLPALVARQAGSITSSVSRVGRKAESKAVPEWTEDSLGAIAEEVSTVVDGHEVMAYPALVATPDGVEVRVHPTKAAADSSMLTATLTLLLREISVGTSPMVKGLPLQQRVAVDNYPHGGATGLVDDARVAAVRDLMMENGGPVRDPDEFAALRDTIKPQVAGAVRRAVVALAPALVDYHNVSEELSRWDGEAIDDMKAQLAFLLPKNAITLHGMQHLRHLPRYLQGIRIRLEEMSLDPGKDADRQDEIEQAQTYLDIALAKLPAGRAKTREVKDIRWMIEELRISLFAQRLGTARPISLRRIEKAVDKLR, encoded by the coding sequence ATGACTACAGAATCTTTCTCCCCCACCCGCGCCGATCTTCTGGCCCGCTTGCCTGAGGTGTCGCTTGCCGACGAGCGCGCCTTCCGCCGGCGCCTGCACAAGGCAAAGGCGCCGAAGGCGCTGGCTGCGATCAACCGTGACATTGACGCGGCCGTCGACAAGCAAGCCCACATCGACGCTGCTGTGCCGGAGATCACCTACCCCGAGGCCTTGCCCGTATCGGCCCGGCGGGACGACATCGCCGAGGCGATCGAGGAACACCAGGTGGTCATCATCGCTGGTGAAACCGGTTCCGGCAAGACAACCCAGATCCCGAAGATCTGCCTCGACTTGGGGCGCGGGCGCCGCGGCCTCATCGGCCACACCCAACCGCGCCGTCTCGCTGCCCGGACGGTCGCCGAACGCATCGCCGAGGAACTGGGACAGGACATCGGTGAGACCGTCGGTTACGCGATTCGTTTCGACGACCGCGTCTCCCCCACCTCCGCCGTCAAGCTCATGACCGACGGCATCCTGCTCGCAGAAATGCAGCGCGACCGCTACCTCAACGCCTATGACACCATCATCATCGACGAGGCGCACGAACGTTCCCTCAACATCGACTTCATCCTCGGCTACCTGCGTCAACTCCTGCCGAAACGCCCAGACCTCAAAGTGATTATCACCTCGGCCACGATCGATCCCGAGCGTTTTGCCAACCACTTCCGCGATTCCGCCGGTGAACCCGCGCCGATCATCGAGGTCTCCGGGCGAACCTACCCCGTGGAAATCCGCTACGAGCCGATGGAGTTTGACGTCGACGGCAAAACCATCGACCAGGACCCACTCGACGCGGTATGCGAAGCCTGCGAGGAACTCATGCTCGAGGGCCCCGGAGACATTCTGTGCTTCTTCCCCGGCGAACGCGATATCCGCGACGCCATGGAGGCAATGGCAGCCCGTAAGTGGAAAGGCGTCGAGATCACTCCCCTCTTCGGCCGCCTGTCCAATCAAGAGCAGCACCGCGTGTTCCAACCTCACGCGGGTCGTCGAATCGTGCTGTCCACCAACATCGCCGAAACCTCCCTGACCGTTCCAGGCATCCGCTATGTTGTCGACACCGGCACCGCCCGAATCTCCCGGTACTCCACCCGCACCAAGGTCCAGCGCCTTCCCATCGAGCCGATTTCGCAGGCCAGCGCCAATCAGCGTTCTGGCCGCTGCGGCCGCGTGGCCGATGGCATCGCTATCCGTCTCTACTCGGAAGATGACTTCGAGTCGCGCCCCGAGTTCACGGACCCGGAGATTCTGCGCACGAACCTCGCCAGCGTCATCCTGCAGATGGCACTCATGCGCTTGGGCGATATCGCCGAGTTCCCCTTCGTCCAACCACCGGACAACCGCGCTATCCGCGACGGCCTCCTGCTCCTCCACGAACTGGGCGCCCTGCAGGAGCACGAGCGCGACGGCCAGCCAACGCTCACGGCCGTCGGCCGCGATATCGCCCGCCTACCCGTCGATCCGCGCATGGCGCGCATGCTCGTCGAGGCGAACCGACTAGGAGCGCTTGACGACGTCCTGGTCATCGTCGCCGCGATGACCATCCAGGATGTCCGCGAGCGGCCATTGGAGTTCCAGGCCCAAGCCGACCAAGCCCACGCCCGGTTCAAGTCCCCGACCAGCGATTTCCTCTCCTTCCTCAAGCTGTGGGACTACATCGGCCAATCACGTGATGATCTCAGCGGCAATGCCTTCCGCAAGCAAATGAAGAAGGAATTCCTTCACTACATGCGCATCCGCGAGTGGTACGACCTCGTCCGCCAGCTCCGTGAGGTCTCCCGACAGTTGGGCTGGAGCACCCGCCACGAATCCGCTGACGAGCGCAATCCCGACGCTATCCACCAATCCTTGCTCGCTGGATTGCTCTCCCACATCGGCGCCCGCGACGGTAACACCCGTGAGTTCAAGGGCGCCCGCGGCACCCGCTTCATGGTCTTCCCCGGCTCCTCCCTGGCCAAAAAGCCACCGGAGTTTGTCATGGCCGCCGAGCTCGTGGAAACCTCCCGCCTGTGGGCGCGCGATGTTGCCTCCATCGAGCCCACCTGGGTGGAAAAACTTGCTGGCCCCCTGCTCAAACACCAGTATTCCGAGCCGACGTGGTCGCGCAAGCGCGCCTCCGGCATCGCTCACCAAAAGTCGACCTTGTATGGCGTGACCATCATCGCTGACCGAGTGGTTCCCTACCACGTGGTCGACCCCGAGGCCGCCCGGGACATGTTCATCCGGCATGCGCTCATCGAAGGCGATTGGACCACCCACCACACCTTCTTCCACGCGAATGTGGACAAGCTCGAATCAGCCGCCGAGGTGGAAGAAAAGGCTCGCCGCCGCGGCATCGTCGTCGACGAAGACACCCTCTTCGACTTCTATGACACCCGCCTGCCTGCCACGATCACCACCGGCCGCCACTTCGACTCCTGGTGGAAGAAGGAACGGCGAGTCAACCCCGACCTCCTCGATTTTGATCCAGACGCACTGGTCGGCGCCGACGCCCAAGCGATCACCGAGGAAGCCTTCCCCGACCGCTGGTCCACCGGCTCACTCACCTTCGACCTGAGGTATCGATTCGAGCCCGGGCACCCACAAGACGGAGTCAGTGTGTTGATTCCGGTTCCCCTGCTCGCAGGGCTGGATACCGAAGGCTTTGATTGGCTCGTCCCAGGACTCAGGGAAGAACTCATCACCGAGCTCCTGCGCACTCTGCCCAAGGAACTACGCCGCACCGTGGTGCCCGCCCCGGATTTCGCCGCGCGGATTCTTCCCCGCCTCATCCCCTATGCAGGAACTTTGGTGGGACAGATGGCCGAGGTCCTCCACACCATGGGTCGCCCGGCCATTGACGCCGCCTCGTTCCGCCCCTCCGCCCTTCCACCACATTTGAAGATGACCTACGCGGCGGTAGATAAACGCGGCAAAGTCATCGACGCCGACAAAGATCTGCCCGCCCTCGTCGCACGACAGGCAGGATCCATCACGTCCTCTGTCAGTCGCGTCGGCCGAAAAGCAGAGTCGAAAGCCGTTCCTGAGTGGACCGAGGACTCCCTCGGCGCCATCGCCGAAGAAGTCTCCACTGTCGTCGACGGACATGAAGTCATGGCCTATCCCGCCCTGGTGGCGACCCCTGATGGGGTCGAGGTGCGGGTACATCCGACCAAGGCGGCCGCTGATAGTTCCATGCTCACCGCGACGTTGACGCTGTTGCTCCGCGAGATCAGCGTGGGAACCAGCCCCATGGTCAAGGGCCTGCCCTTGCAACAACGAGTGGCCGTGGACAACTACCCGCACGGCGGTGCCACTGGGCTCGTCGACGACGCCCGAGTGGCTGCCGTGCGTGACCTCATGATGGAAAACGGCGGCCCCGTCCGAGATCCGGACGAGTTCGCCGCGCTGCGAGACACCATCAAGCCTCAGGTCGCGGGGGCTGTGCGACGCGCCGTCGTGGCACTGGCTCCAGCATTGGTGGACTATCACAACGTGTCCGAGGAATTATCCCGTTGGGATGGTGAGGCGATAGACGATATGAAGGCCCAGCTTGCCTTCCTGCTGCCGAAGAACGCGATCACGCTCCATGGAATGCAGCATCTTCGCCACCTCCCCCGCTACCTCCAAGGGATACGCATTCGGCTAGAGGAGATGTCCCTGGACCCGGGCAAGGATGCCGACCGGCAGGACGAGATTGAGCAGGCGCAAACCTACCTCGACATCGCATTGGCCAAACTCCCCGCGGGGAGAGCCAAAACGCGAGAGGTTAAGGACATCCGTTGGATGATTGAAGAGCTGCGCATCAGCCTCTTCGCGCAGCGATTGGGCACAGCCCGTCCCATTTCCTTGCGGAGGATCGAGAAAGCGGTAGATAAGCTCCGCTAG
- the nrdR gene encoding transcriptional regulator NrdR: MYCPFCHHDHSRVIDSRIIDAGAAIRRRRECTACQGRFTTIEKAVLLVVKRNGVTEPFSRDKVVLGVRRACQGRDVSDDALKRLAQEVEETVRSHGSSQVHANAIGLAILEPLRALDEVAYLRFASVYKSFESAEDFESEIRLMHRRAREEDSAAGS, encoded by the coding sequence TTGTATTGCCCGTTTTGCCATCACGATCATTCCCGAGTCATCGATTCCCGCATCATAGATGCAGGCGCCGCGATACGTCGTCGGCGGGAGTGCACTGCATGCCAAGGGCGATTCACCACCATCGAGAAGGCCGTTCTTCTGGTGGTCAAGCGTAACGGCGTGACCGAGCCATTTAGCCGCGACAAGGTCGTCCTCGGTGTGCGCCGTGCCTGCCAGGGGCGTGATGTGTCAGATGATGCCCTGAAACGACTTGCCCAAGAGGTCGAGGAAACCGTGCGCAGCCACGGCAGTTCCCAGGTCCACGCCAACGCTATCGGCTTGGCCATCCTCGAGCCGCTCCGGGCACTGGACGAAGTCGCCTACCTGCGATTCGCCTCGGTGTACAAATCCTTCGAATCGGCCGAAGACTTCGAATCAGAAATTCGCCTCATGCACCGCAGAGCCAGAGAAGAAGACTCGGCCGCAGGTAGCTAG
- the lexA gene encoding transcriptional repressor LexA gives MARNSSTPKIDPSGRPDPSELSDRQRRILEVIRDAVVLRGYPPSIREIGDAAGLQSTSSVAYQLKQLEKKGFLRRDANKPRAVDVRTLPTTDMATKPGRRSSAAIAAAKQSDAPADASPTNFIPVVGQIAAGSPILAEQDVEEYYPLPSDIVGDGELFMLKVVGHSMKDAGILDGDWVVVRSQPVAEQGEFVAALIEGEATAKEFHTDSTGVWLLPHNDDFAPIPAEHAEIMGKIVSVLRKL, from the coding sequence ATGGCACGAAACAGCTCAACTCCGAAGATTGATCCGTCAGGCAGGCCCGACCCCTCCGAACTTTCTGATCGCCAACGTCGCATCTTGGAGGTCATCCGCGACGCCGTGGTGCTGCGCGGTTATCCGCCAAGCATCCGCGAGATCGGTGATGCCGCCGGCCTACAGTCCACCTCTTCCGTGGCTTACCAGCTCAAGCAGCTGGAGAAGAAGGGCTTCCTGCGCAGGGACGCCAATAAGCCGCGAGCCGTCGATGTGCGGACCCTGCCCACCACGGATATGGCGACCAAGCCAGGTCGGCGCTCTTCTGCCGCTATCGCTGCGGCAAAGCAGTCCGATGCGCCCGCCGATGCGAGCCCGACGAACTTCATCCCCGTCGTGGGGCAGATTGCGGCTGGGTCCCCCATTCTCGCGGAGCAAGATGTCGAAGAGTACTACCCGCTCCCTTCGGACATCGTGGGCGATGGAGAGCTTTTCATGCTCAAGGTGGTCGGGCACTCCATGAAGGATGCCGGCATCCTGGACGGCGACTGGGTTGTCGTTCGCTCCCAGCCGGTGGCAGAACAGGGTGAGTTCGTGGCCGCACTCATTGAGGGCGAAGCAACGGCCAAGGAGTTCCACACTGACTCCACTGGCGTGTGGCTCCTCCCCCACAACGATGACTTCGCCCCGATTCCCGCCGAGCATGCAGAAATCATGGGCAAGATCGTGTCGGTCCTTCGCAAGCTGTAG
- a CDS encoding DeoR/GlpR family DNA-binding transcription regulator, whose product MYAEERRRQIASLTAVEGRVNVTELASRFDVTAETIRRDLAVLDREGVVHRVHGGAVASQTFQTAEFSLDARFRSAPTAKSAIARAALEFLPEPNGGLFLDSGTTIGTLAELISEQQDARQWSIVTNSLSIALNLANKGLAEVQLLGGSVRAITQAVVGDTALRTLALMRADVAFIGTNALTLDHGLSTADAQEAAIKSAMVTNAHKVVVLCDSTKLGNDYLVSFASISDIDVVITDASAPESYVTALREREVDVIIAD is encoded by the coding sequence ATGTATGCAGAAGAGCGTCGTCGGCAAATTGCATCTTTGACCGCTGTTGAAGGGCGGGTCAATGTCACTGAATTGGCCAGCCGATTCGACGTAACTGCCGAGACGATTCGTCGCGACCTCGCAGTTCTCGACCGAGAGGGCGTCGTCCACCGAGTCCACGGCGGAGCGGTTGCCAGCCAGACGTTCCAAACCGCTGAGTTTTCCCTTGACGCACGTTTTCGCTCCGCTCCCACCGCCAAGTCCGCAATCGCCCGAGCTGCACTGGAGTTTCTGCCCGAACCCAACGGCGGGCTGTTCCTCGACTCCGGAACCACCATTGGTACCTTGGCTGAACTCATCTCCGAGCAGCAGGACGCCAGGCAATGGTCAATCGTCACCAATAGCCTGTCTATCGCATTGAACCTCGCCAACAAGGGGCTGGCCGAAGTTCAACTACTCGGCGGTTCGGTGCGCGCCATCACCCAGGCCGTCGTCGGTGATACCGCGCTGCGAACTCTGGCACTCATGCGGGCAGACGTTGCCTTCATCGGCACTAATGCTCTCACCTTGGATCACGGCCTGTCCACGGCTGATGCCCAAGAGGCGGCGATCAAATCTGCGATGGTGACCAATGCCCACAAGGTCGTGGTGCTCTGTGACTCGACCAAGCTCGGGAATGACTACCTGGTTAGTTTCGCCAGCATCAGTGACATCGACGTGGTCATTACTGATGCGTCCGCCCCAGAGTCCTATGTCACGGCCCTTCGCGAGCGGGAAGTCGACGTCATCATCGCCGACTAG
- the ptsP gene encoding phosphoenolpyruvate--protein phosphotransferase: protein MEAVHSTSIKGTGVVAGIAYAPAVWARPRPELPTPADEVPEEQRSGEYERFVAASDTVAERLLKRSSHLEGSAAEVLKATAGMVTDRGWRKTAQKFINKGQPAENATAAATDKFVTMFEAAGGLMAERTTDLKDIRDRVLAELRGEPEPGLPEIEGEGVLFADDLSPADTATLNTENIVALVTELGGPTSHTAIIARQLSLPCIVAVGSSISSVEQDEMVLIDGAMGTITLNADPVLSQEKVRESRETAALVAQWRGPAKTKDEYRVQLLANVADGSAARLAAEGQAEGIGLYRTELSFLSASEEPSVDEQAKIYRKVFEAFPASKVVIRTLDAGSDKPIAYANMIAEENPALGVRGLRIANNNEPLLTRQLDAIAQAAEGRGDEAPTWVMAPMVATAREAKWFAGLCRERGLVAGAMIEVPAAALMADKLMPYLDFVSIGTNDLTQYTMAADRLSPQLAYLTDPWQPAVLRLIRHTCIVGNDTQTPVGVCGEAAADPMLACVLTGLGVNSLSAASTALPGVGAQLAKVDLETCKKAADLALESVGAAAAREAVRELLLG, encoded by the coding sequence ATGGAGGCTGTTCACAGCACCTCTATTAAGGGAACTGGTGTCGTTGCCGGCATCGCCTACGCACCCGCCGTTTGGGCCCGACCGCGGCCCGAGCTGCCCACCCCTGCCGACGAGGTACCGGAGGAGCAACGAAGTGGCGAATACGAGCGCTTCGTTGCCGCATCCGACACCGTTGCTGAGCGTCTGCTGAAGCGATCGTCACACCTGGAGGGATCCGCAGCCGAAGTCCTCAAGGCCACAGCAGGCATGGTCACCGACCGTGGCTGGCGCAAGACCGCCCAGAAGTTCATCAACAAGGGCCAGCCGGCAGAAAACGCCACCGCCGCTGCCACCGACAAATTTGTCACGATGTTTGAGGCCGCGGGCGGCCTCATGGCTGAGCGCACGACCGACCTCAAGGACATCCGTGACCGCGTCCTGGCAGAACTTCGGGGCGAGCCGGAACCCGGCCTCCCGGAGATCGAAGGGGAGGGTGTGCTCTTCGCCGATGACCTCTCACCGGCCGACACCGCCACCCTGAACACCGAAAACATCGTGGCCCTGGTCACCGAGCTCGGTGGTCCGACCAGCCACACGGCCATCATTGCCCGCCAGCTCAGCCTCCCGTGCATCGTTGCCGTAGGCTCCTCCATCAGCTCCGTCGAGCAGGATGAAATGGTGCTCATTGACGGCGCGATGGGAACCATCACCCTCAATGCTGACCCGGTCCTGTCGCAGGAAAAGGTCCGGGAGTCCCGCGAGACTGCTGCGCTTGTCGCCCAATGGCGCGGACCGGCTAAGACCAAGGACGAGTACCGCGTTCAACTGTTGGCCAACGTGGCCGACGGCAGCGCCGCCCGCCTCGCAGCCGAAGGACAAGCCGAGGGCATTGGTCTCTACCGCACTGAGCTGAGCTTCCTGTCCGCATCCGAGGAACCCAGCGTTGATGAACAGGCCAAGATCTACCGCAAGGTGTTCGAAGCATTCCCCGCCTCCAAGGTAGTCATCCGTACGCTTGATGCCGGCTCTGATAAGCCCATCGCGTACGCCAACATGATCGCCGAGGAGAACCCGGCGCTTGGTGTTCGTGGCCTCCGTATTGCTAACAACAATGAGCCGTTGCTCACCCGCCAGCTCGACGCCATCGCGCAGGCCGCTGAAGGCCGCGGCGATGAAGCCCCGACGTGGGTCATGGCTCCCATGGTGGCCACTGCCCGCGAAGCGAAGTGGTTCGCCGGCCTGTGCCGGGAGCGGGGCCTCGTCGCGGGCGCAATGATTGAGGTTCCGGCTGCTGCTCTCATGGCTGACAAGCTCATGCCGTACCTTGACTTCGTCTCCATCGGTACCAATGACCTCACTCAGTACACGATGGCTGCGGACCGTCTTTCCCCGCAGCTGGCCTACCTGACTGATCCGTGGCAGCCGGCCGTCCTTCGCCTGATCCGCCACACCTGCATCGTCGGCAATGACACGCAGACCCCCGTCGGCGTGTGTGGTGAAGCCGCGGCGGATCCGATGTTGGCCTGTGTTCTCACCGGCTTGGGCGTGAATTCACTCTCCGCCGCATCCACGGCCTTGCCGGGCGTCGGCGCCCAGCTGGCCAAGGTTGATTTGGAGACCTGCAAGAAGGCCGCTGATCTGGCTCTGGAGTCCGTCGGCGCAGCCGCCGCACGTGAAGCAGTGCGTGAACTCCTGCTGGGTTAA